From a single Apostichopus japonicus isolate 1M-3 chromosome 12, ASM3797524v1, whole genome shotgun sequence genomic region:
- the LOC139977715 gene encoding solute carrier family 35 member G1-like: MTLIDESFDNPVYSSDAERQDNEDGRQDEAKIEAPKEEAATEATVEVSSHEEKELKIQSDIDLERAAHNVGFVGTLRKTTKVIRDRRGLLIAALAAFFYSAKSMFIDVLTITVDPFQAVVMVMPMMFIVSFSVLAIKRIPPPKTVRQYVWLFLGGCAVSSYLSTFSFSLSYLEVADSVTILYASLIFVGVLSWIILKEKLLIIDFIFALISFAGVIFISRPHFIFGNKKDDTTEDQTKLLIGVGFALAAAFSVSMSFTIFRKHSQLGIQTFMSVFCSAVVGTITNALICTALSRWQVPSLQEWLLATAAGFCYISAQGSLFISLSMETATFVNIVMTVEIVFAFIWQFWFLSVSPSWTSYVGATLVIISCVGITIKKKTSDNQH, translated from the coding sequence ATGACACTGATCGATGAGTCCTTCGATAATCCCGTCTACTCTTCTGATGCGGAGAGGCAGGACAATGAGGATGGACGACAAGACGAAGCAAAGATAGAAGCACCCAAAGAGGAAGCTGCGACCGAAGCTACCGTCGAAGTAAGCTCTCACGAAGAGAAAGAACTCAAAATTCAAAGTGACATCGACTTGGAGAGAGCTGCACACAACGTCGGTTTCGTCGGCACATTGAGGAAGACGACGAAAGTCATCCGAGACCGTCGAGGACTGTTGATCGCCGCTCTTGCCGCGTTCTTCTACTCTGCGAAGAGTATGTTCATCGATGTTCTCACTATTACAGTAGATCCATTCCAAGCCGTTGTCATGGTGATGCCTATGATGTTCATTGTTTCCTTTTCGGTACTCGCTATCAAGCGCATACCACCACCGAAAACAGTTCGTCAGTACGTTTGGTTGTTCCTCGGTGGATGCGCGGTCTCGTCATATCTCTCCAccttctccttttctctctccTACCTGGAGGTTGCCGACTCGGTAACTATCCTATATGCCTCTCTCATCTTTGTCGGTGTCCTAAGCTGGATAATTCTCAAAGAGAAACTATTAATAATCGACTTTATCTTCGCCCTTATTTCATTCGCAGGCGTCATTTTCATATCTCGTCCGCACTTTATCTTTGGAAACAAGAAGGATGACACCACAGAAGACCAGACCAAACTACTCATCGGAGTCGGTTTTGCACTCGCGGCGGCGTTTTCCGTCTCGATGTCGTTCACTATCTTTCGCAAACATTCTCAGCTTGGCATCCAAACGTTCATGTCCGTTTTCTGTAGCGCTGTTGTAGGCACGATCACAAATGCGCTGATTTGCACCGCACTGAGCCGGTGGCAGGTGCCATCCTTACAAGAGTGGTTGCTGGCCACTGCGGCAGGCTTTTGCTACATATCAGCTCAGGGGTCGCTGTTTATCTCTCTGTCGATGGAAACTGCTACGTTTGTCAACATCGTTATGACGGTAGAGATCGTCTTTGCATTCATCTGGCAGTTTTGGTTTCTAAGTGTGTCGCCATCGTGGACATCATACGTCGGTGCCACCTTGGTTATCATTTCTTGCGTAGGAATAACtataaagaagaaaacgtcaGACAATCAACACTAA
- the LOC139977378 gene encoding uncharacterized protein, producing the protein MDVQDLFETLPTLQPSTNSTDTTTTQSKYELTMKTLDDYFTPKVNVPYERHIFRQMKQEESEAVDQFIARLTRQAVNCVFGQESKEHIRDQVIDKCNSSALRRKLLTKGTGLKLDDLQEISRAMETVDAQMKAMELENNHGSNLNTEKSESVNRVSQRSNQVRPSLKGAHWNKNKKGKAYNKDTGCYRCGRGHFSRDLNCPAKDEVCTKCHLIGHFAKMCKTKPERYQKGKQKGGRQNRNRKDDDDVNLVDLANDFAFAVTSSRKSGVTVDVKVGRVNVEMLIDSGASCNIIDKKTWDNLKQQRITCESAKIDKTLYPYGGGKPLKVLGKFATTAKIRESKTEATFYVIDGEGCPLLGKESAIELNVLKIGLDINQVKSAQDIRAQYPQCFEGFGKLKGYQAKIHINKSVKPVAQSVRRIPFSLRPTLRTS; encoded by the coding sequence ATGGATGTACAGGATCTGTTTGAAACGTTGCCAACACTACAACCTAGTACTAATAGTACAGATACGACGACAACGCAGAGTAAGTACGAGCTTACTATGAAAACATTAGATGACTATTTCACACCTAAAGTCAACGTGCCTTATGAGCGGCACATATTCCGCCAAATGAAACAGGAGGAATCTGAAGCCGTTGACCAATTCATAGCGCGATTAACGCGACAAGCGGTAAATTGCGTGTTTGGCCAAGAATCAAAGGAGCACATTCGTGATCAAGTGATTGACAAATGTAATTCGTCAGCCCTACGGCGTAAATTGTTGACAAAAGGGACAGGGCTAAAATTAGATGATTTACAAGAAATTTCTCGAGCAATGGAAACCGTTGATGCACAGATGAAAGCAATGGAGTTAGAAAATAACCATGGGTCAAACTTGAACACTGAAAAGTCAGAATCAGTTAATCGCGTCAGCCAAAGGTCAAATCAGGTGAGGCCAAGCCTTAAAGGGGCACActggaataaaaataaaaagggaaAAGCCTATAATAAAGATACTGGTTGTTATCGCTGCGGTAGAGGACATTTCTCACGCGATTTAAACTGTCCCGCGAAAGATGAAGTATGCACAAAGTGTCATTTAATTGGGCATTTCGCGAAGATGTGCAAAACTAAACCAGAACGTTATCAAAAGGGGAAGCAAAAAGGGGGAAGACAAAACCGGAACAGAAAAGATGATGATGACGTCAATCTAGTTGACTTGGCAAATGACTTTGCCTTCGCAGTGACCAGTTCCCGTAAGTCAGGTGTAACAGTAGATGTAAAAGTAGGGAGAGTCAATGTGGAGATGCTGATTGATTCAGGCGCATCATGCAACATTATCGACAAAAAGACATGGGACAATTTAAAGCAACAACGGATAACCTGCGAGTCGGCAAAAATAGATAAGACTTTGTATCCATACGGAGGCGGAAAACCGTTAAAAGTGCTAGGAAAATTTGCAACGACAGCAAAGATCCGCGAGTCTAAAACCGAAGCAACATTCTACGTCATCGATGGAGAAGGATGCCCTCTATTAGGGAAAGAGAGCGCAATTGAGCTGAATGTGCTTAAAATAGGGCTTGACATTAACCAAGTAAAGAGTGCACAGGATATCCGTGCACAATATCCGCAATGTTTTGAAGGATTCGGCAAACTAAAAGGATATCAAGCGAAAATCCACATTAATAAGTCTGTTAAACCGGTAGCACAAAGCGTACGCAGAATTCCATTCAGCCTCCGACCAACGTTAAGGACAAGTTGA